The following are encoded in a window of Flavobacterium psychrotrophum genomic DNA:
- a CDS encoding single-stranded DNA-binding protein, translating into MTIIGRVTRDAEVRSLSNNKSVVSFSVAVNHDYKDKNGTKVTQTEFFDCAYWFSTGIAQYLTKGSLVELAGRVSARAWMGNDGVPKAGLNFNTTDITLHGGNKNGAQEQQPQGETQQAQQQAQQPEQAATNAAPANAAETTVYEAEILPNGAAPDDDLPF; encoded by the coding sequence ATGACAATTATTGGAAGAGTGACAAGGGACGCCGAGGTGCGCAGCCTGTCAAACAACAAAAGTGTAGTGAGTTTTTCTGTAGCCGTGAACCACGACTACAAAGACAAAAATGGGACGAAAGTAACCCAAACCGAATTTTTCGACTGTGCTTACTGGTTTTCTACAGGCATAGCGCAGTACCTGACCAAAGGCAGCCTTGTAGAACTTGCAGGGCGTGTGTCTGCCCGTGCTTGGATGGGCAACGACGGTGTGCCTAAAGCAGGACTGAACTTCAACACGACAGATATTACCCTGCACGGGGGAAATAAAAACGGTGCTCAGGAACAGCAGCCACAGGGAGAAACACAACAGGCGCAGCAACAAGCCCAACAACCTGAGCAGGCGGCAACGAATGCTGCACCCGCCAACGCAGCGGAAACTACTGTGTATGAAGCCGAAATACTGCCCAATGGAGCAGCACCTGACGACGACCTCCCATTTTAA